The Candidatus Mycosynbacter amalyticus genome contains the following window.
CACTAATGATCGTACGTACGTTTGTCTGAATTTGTTGTTTTAACACACCTTTGTTTCCCATTTACTAGAATTCTCTTCTAGCATACCAGATGTGCTTATGTTTGCCTATGGTAGAACATGCAATAACACCCCTCGCATGGAGGGGTGTTATATCGAGACTTATCGTAGACTAGAACTTACCAGTTGCAATGAGGCTTAGGGCGGCCGAGTAGCTACCAGCCGGAGTGTTGTTGGCTGCTTTCGCGCCGAATGTCAGCTCCATGTTCTTGTTGAGGGCTGGTGCGCCAGCAGTGTTCAGGAAGTCATCGCCATACACGCTTGTTACGCCAGTAGCGTTCCCGCTCAGATAATTCATGCGGTAGTTACTTGTATTGTAGTTGGCGTTTGCCGCTGCATAGGCACCATCGGAAACCGTACCATTGGTTGCCGTTGCAAGCTTAACGCCAAACTTGGCACCCGCATCCGCATCTAGCACATCACTCAGGAGTGCAGGAGCGATGCCACAACCTGTCGTATTATCCGTAGCACCGGCACGAACAAGGCCACCACAGTCTGTCGCGCTACTCTTAAGTCGCACGACTGCACCGCTTGCCGCGTTGGTAGTGATTTGAGTATGCACACTACCGGTACTTACCTCATCTGACTGCAAGGCGACCACGCCATTGCCAAGATCTTTGCCAAGTTTCAATGTTGGTGCAGTAAGGGCTGGTGCACTAGGACCACCACCTACACACCCATCATCAATTGCTTCACCAGAGATGCAGAAGGTCAGACTTTCAAGCACATCACCCGATACTGCGATGCCATCAGTGATAGCAAGTGCCACAGAGCCTGTATCGCGAGGAGAGCCAATAGTGTCACCGTCAGTATAAGCTGTATCACCAGTACCATATGTCAAGATACGAGCATACAATGCATCTTCAGATGTAGATGGGTTTGTGATACCTGTAATTGTAAAGTTCAATGTTTGACCAGCAGTAGATGCCACGGTCTTCGTCACCACCACTTTACTTGCTGTAGCGCTACCGAGTGAGTAGCCTGATGTCGAGACGCCTGCACCACTAGCGCTAAAACCGGTTGGGGCATCACACGTCTGACCAATCAATGGGCTATTTTTACAAAAATCGAGCACAATTGTCTCCGCACCTGCGGTTGGAGCTGTAAACTCAACGCCATAAGAGACACTTGTAGCGCTCTTTGTCGAGCTACTCAACTGAATCGAGCGATCCTCTAGCTGCGCAGCATTAGCCATAACTGGCACGAAGACCGAAAAAGCCACCAGCAGCGCTGCCACGACGTATCGTGATTTATCACTAATAATTCTCAAGGTATTCATACCCACTCTTCCTCATTCCCCTCATTTTTAAGTTATTTGTTTTGTTTAGGAACGTCCTCATTGTAACATGCTTATACTTATATCTGTCAACATGTTTTTTACGAACTAGATTTTCCGCAAATTATTTCTTCGGCTTCACATCGTCGCGCTCACGCATCATCTTGTGGCGGATAGAAACCATCTGGCTGCGGCGCCCAAGCCAATACGATGGGATGAGCAGTGCAATGCCGATGGCCGTAGGCACCCACATGATCGTCGGCTTCTCCACTACCTGTGTCTTCACCTCTTCTTTTGGCTGCTCCTGCGTGCCGTCTACCTGCCCGCTCGCTACCGCGACCAGCTGGAGAAACGCCGAGACACCGTTGACATCTGTGACGGTGATATTGACGGTATAAATACCTGCTTTCTTGTACGTATGTGAAATATTCACGACACCTGCAAGCGCTTGACTCTTGAGCTCTGGTTTACCGCCATCGCCCCAGTCGATACTAAACGCGTACGGACCGGTACCACCCGTGAGCTGAAGTGGCCAAGTGAGCACATCGCCAGCAGCTGCCGAGCGCCGACCATACGAACTTGTGAGAGTAATGAGAGTGCCAAACGCGGTGAAATTGGTGGCGTTATACGTAATCGTGACGATGTTTGACACTGGACCCGCCTGCCCTAGATCGTCGTAAACGATAGCACTCAGCTCGTTGGTGCCAGAAAAGAGGCTCACTTGCAAACTAAAGCTCCCGCCGGCACACATCACTGCGCCCACCATGACACCGTTGTTGTATACCTGCACCAGCAGACCCGTGGGGCAAATACCACTCACTGTCACCGGAGAGGTGGAGGTAGCGCCCCCGCCAGGTGTCGTAATCGTGGCGCCCTGTGTAGGTGGCGCCTGCGTCTTGGTGGCTTGCAGGCCATATGAGCCCGGCTTAGGATTCGGCGTCGGAAGCGGATTGAGAGCGCTCACCTGCCCCCCGTACACAAACACATTCAGCGCCAGCAGACACACGCCGACTAGAATCGACCGTGCCCACTGGTTGCTGAGTGTGAAGTACCGTATCATGTTTGTGCTTATATCTTAGCGTGTTGATGCGCTAGTGTTCAAACGTTTTCTGTTATTTTTTGCGACTAGATTTCTTGCCGACTTTGCCGCGAACTGAGCTGTAGGCGCGATAGCCGAAGTAGGCGATCACAAGTAGCGCGAGGATGAAAACGATAATTGACCAGATAGGTGCATAGATGAACCAGCTACTTCCCAACAGATCTTGCGTACGGTTACCGTTTTGACCGTAGTACATGTCAAGGCTAAGGCGATAAAAGCCAGGCCAAAGACCAGAATTTGTACATTCCGTTGACTCTGCACTGCCACCCTCAAACTGTCTTTGATCATATTTGAGCGCCACACATGTAGTGTAGGTGCGCGTTTGACCTATGAGAGCAAGTGACTTATTGGGGTTAATTTCTGTAATTGTCTTGTCGTTGCCAAATAATGGCTTCACGGTGATACTTCCCGCTGGTGCCTCGGTTACGTTGCCGTTATTTTTGAGCGTATAGGCAATATTCCTTGGATCGTTCGTCGTAAAAGATGTGTAATTGGCAGAATTATTTTTGCCTGGAACATACGCACCAAATTTCTCTAGTGTCAGATTTTCCTTTACTTCACCTGGTATATTAACAAAGGCAAGCGTCACGCCAGAAGCATTAAGGCCCACATTGCCGCCATCTGGAGCGGCACCAGAAGAATATACAATCGCACTATAGTAGCTACCTGCACCATGTTTGGCTGGTACTGCGATGCCCATATCTATAGTTTTGGAGCCTTTTGCAGGCACCGTCACGGTTTTTGGTACTGTCAGAAATGGCTTTGCAGACCAGGTTGTTTGCGGTGCATCCTCGGCAAGCATTAGCTTTGGCGTACCACCCTCATCAGTATACGTAAAGTCAACCACTCGGAGTGTTAAGTCAAGTTCTCGCTCTTGATCTAGGTTGCGGATAATCAGCGTATCCTTAGCAGACTTACCGGGCTCAATTGTGTAATTTTTCTTCGGCGTAATACTCAGCGCAGCAGAAGACACGGCAGCTGCCTGGTGATATGGCACAAGTGTCGCGCCCAATATTACGGCACATGCTGTCAACACTATGCTCTTCAAGCGTTTCATGTTTCTTTTGTTTCCCTCACATTTAACTTTTTAAATATAAGCGTATTGTACCATTTTGCCTCACTAAGGGCAATCTTTAAAACCGTCCGCTAGCAATATAATTGACGGAAGTAGCATATGCTCCCGGCCGTAATGTCGGGCTAGAGTTGAGAATGTAGCTCACCGTGAATTTCTTCATTAGGCTGACATTTGGTGAGTATGCAATTATATCGCCGGACACAAACTTGTACTTATCTGGTTGAGAGTAGTCGCTGCTGGCTATAGCGTTTGCCCATTCACCCTCTGGGTTCTTGCCGATCTTTGGCTGAGTGTTCTCCACTAGATTGATACCAAATTGATTTATTCCCACCTGGCTCGCCGTCGGCTGCTCCAAGCCCCGTATCACGCTTGATCCAGCTGCCGGGGCCGAACCGTTGGCCGTAATCGCAAACCCGCCCGAGGCATTGGTGCCCACCGCCATCTGCGACTGTGCAAGCAATGTTGACTGCGAACTTAGATCCCCCATGTCAGTAAAGTAATTATCATTGGTGCCTGCACAGTTGTCATTCACTTCCTCTGCCATACAAAAGATAAGCATTGGCGGCACCTGTGTCTCCAGCTCAACACCATGCTGTATCTGACTGCGGATACTACCGAAATCTATTTGTGAGCCACTAGCGTCCGTACTCGCATGGCTTCGCAGTCGTATCGAGAGTGCAGTATCTGTCTGAGTCGGATTGTGTATGTTGCTGAATGTATACGAAGACATGCCGTCGGTGATCGGTGCCGCGAGGCGCGAGAGCACTATATGATTCGCCGACTTCTGAGTGATATTAAAGCCTGTTTCACCAGTCTGATTGGTAAGTAGCGCTTGTGACGCGTCGATACCAGCTGGCGGATCACACGGGTGGTATGGAATCGGATCGTTACATATCAGCATGTCTACCGACCCCACCGCCTGTGGGCTCATGAAACGAAACGACACAGTATAATCTGTAGTAGCCCCCGGCTCGTTGTCGCGGATATACAAACTGCGATCTTGAAAGCGCATATCGGCAGATGCCGGCATGACAAATACAAAAAGTGCGAGTAGGAGTGCAACTCCCTCCATCCAGTGATGCATCCACGGATACACATGCACATGAAACCTAAACAACTTATGCTGCATGCATCTCATTGTACTAGATAGCAACATGAAAGCGTAGCACGACAGAAACAACCGACCCCTTTTGAGGCCGGTTGTTGTCTCGTACACTATTTTCTTGAGTGCTGGAGTACTGCTTTCTCTAGTACTGTGGAGCTGCCAAGTAATTGATCTTGGTAGTGTAGACACCGGCTGGGGTATCCGCACCAATGTTACCTACGTAGCGCATCTTTGCAGTTGCACATGAGATAACTCGTTCATTTTCTTGAGCAATTGGCTCTGGGACTGTGATGCTAGTAGGGAGGAACTTGAATTGTGCTGTTCCTGCACCACCGCTACCGTTGTCTAGTGTACCGCGTGCATCTGCATAGTCTGCGCTAACTGGCTGAGCAGCTAGTGTATCAAATGGTGCTGAGCTCGTTTGTCCAGTTAGTGTAATAAATGGATAGCTAGTTGGGCTCTTGTAGCGTGTTGGTTCATTTGTCATCGCGTCAGCATAGCTACTAGAGAGTGTGTCACCACTATCTGCTCCAGCATTTGTCGTGACGGCTGGTACAAATCCAAGTCCAAACTGTTCAGTACCTGGTTTGCTCGTACCCTTAGTCGTCATAGGCGCAATTTTGTCACCGACGGTGTTGGCAAGCGTGTTACCTGAGTAGTAGACTGTTGCGCCACCAGATGAGTTGGAGCTGAGGCGCCAGTATGAGCTAACATCCCAACCTCTACCTGTCTCAAGTGAGTTCTCTGCCGCCGGATTACCGAGGTTGAGGCGGTTGTTGTTGAGCTGAGTGATCGAATCACAGGTACCGTGGTCGTTCCATTGTGCCTTCACTACGGTGTCAGGATTCTGCGTACCTACTGAGAAAGCCATGGTTTCCAGGACCTTGGTAGTGATGTGGATCGAGTCAGTCATCACGTTCGCCACAGTCACACCACCATCGACAAGCGTGGAGTCGTCTTGAGTAGTATCGTCGTTATACGTGTTGATCTTGACGAAGAATGATCCGGCACCAGGGTTGGTGATGTAGTGACTCTCCGAAGCAGTAAACTGAATTTTCACACTAGCGTTTTGCGCAATCGACTGTCCAGTGGCGCTCGTAAGTGTAATAAAGTTGCTTTTGCCAGAGAGTCGTGAAGTCGCAGAGTTACCGTTGTTAAATGCAGTATCTTCCTTGTTTACAGCTGTCATGGTCCAGTCAGCTGCAGTAGTCTTCACACCGTTGATGCTGACCTGGAACTCACCTGCTCCCGGTGGCAGTCCTGTCGATTGAGTGAAGACATTTGCACCGTTCGTGATATCGAGGTCGCTTCGGTTATTTGGTTTTGCAGCTGCATTGGTTTCGCGATCAGTCGTCCGCTGATCACCAGTGTTGTTACCTGGTGACTGGCAATAGCCTGCCGCCGTGGTGCAGTACTGGAATGTGAAGCCCTTGATAGTGGCCGTCGAGCTAGTTTTGAACGTAAATGTCTCGCCAGTCTTCATACCATTTGGACCTGAACCAGCTGGTGCATATGTAGCTGGCACATTGCCGCCGGCTGCAGGGTTAGGCGCTGCTGTCGAATAGCCTGAGCCGTCAGTATCTACGAAACCAGGGGCCGAGCTACTGAGCAACAGCGACCTGTCCGTCAGCGGGTTCAATGCGTCCGCGAAGGCAGGTACTGCCGGTACCAGCGCTGCCGCAAAAACGGCCGTAGCTGCACCAAGCATCGTCCCACGTCGAACGATCGACTTGAGTGTATACATGTGTATATCTCCTTGTGTTTGTTTTATATTGTGGTGGTCCCTTTTAAGGGGGTACACGCGCATTTTACCATTAGCGTAAAGGTTTGCGCAAGTAGTTTTGTACAACATTTTTGCGGATTGCTATCTCTGAATGTGCACAACCTGTGCATAAGTGACTAGAATACCGGTATGACGACGGCCGAGAAATCGCTAGTGTAGTGGCCCGCCGGAGTACTATTGGAGACATTGATGATCATACTGATGGTGTAGTCGGTCTGGCCTGACTCTTTGTCGCTGCGCGCCACTACGTCACCACTGTTGAACTTGAATAGGTTTGGCGTCCGGTAGGCTGGCTCTACTGTACCGAAGCTAGTCTGGTCTGACGGCACTTGTACAGGACTAGCGCCGATGTTGGGCGTGGTATTGGCGGCGAGATTGATACCGAACTGCTCTTTACCCGGCGTAGATGCGGTAGGTACTGCAGGAGATTTCATAGTGTAGTTACCAATCTTGGGCGGTGAACCAATGATCTGCAGCATGTAGCCGTTGCTGAGGTAGCTACGAACTTTGACGGTACTGGTAGTGGTAGCCGTCTGATTGGTCTCTAGATACCCCAAGTGCGATTCGCCCGCTGCGACGATCACCTGGAGTGTAGGTTCGTCTGGTGTGACAGTACCAAAACTGGCGGTACTGGTCGGAGCCTTACTAACACCTGCTGCGGGATCACCTATAGTCGCACGGGCACAAATGTCGCCTGCACAGCTTTCTTCGGCCGTACTACTACCGAACTGGCTCTCTGTCATCTGGTAATTTGGTGAGGTGGATGTGACGGCCTGCACTGCCGGGGCGCCACCAACGGCAACTACTCCTACGAGCAGCACAAGCAGTACACGATCCCAAAGTGTCTGTCTTTGCATAAGCGTTACAGTAGCCATTATCCCCCACATACGCCGAAAACTCAACTGGCGCGACTAGGGTAAGTATGGTAGGCTAGACATAAGCAATTAACACCATACGCGATGGAACCAGACAAAAACACCACTCCAGATACCGAGGGCAACAAACCCAACAGCGACCAGCAGGCGCCAGCCGATGCATTGAGCCGCACACCCGAAGACCTAGAGCAAGAGGCGGCCACACAGAAGGCTGCCAGCGGCGTAGCAGACGAGCCAGCCGAGAAACCAGTCTCACCGCTCAAGCGGTTTATGCGACGTGTGAACGTCTATCTGCTGCTTTTCCTGCTGCTTGTAGTGGTGAGTGGTGTCGTGATCGCAGTGAATTACCTGAACAGCCAGAAGACATCGAATGTGACACCGGCCAGCACAGAACCAAACATCGCTAGCCAGAAGCTAACAGAAGACGCGCTGAAGCAACTAGCCAATACTGACACCTCGGTAGGTAGCGCTTCGCAGACGCTTACGATTCAGGGCAATGCCATCATCGAGGGTCAGACGCTGATGCGCGGCAATCTGAATGTGGCGGGTAACTTCCAGAGCGGGGGACGTATCCAAGGTCCTAGCTTGACTATCTCCGGTGAGTCAAATCTGGGTACTGCGCAGATCAATAGCTTGCAAGTAGCACAAAACGTCGCCATCCAGGGAGCCACGACCGTGCGTGACTTGAGTGTAGCGGGCGGCGCCACCTTCGCTGGAGCGGTGACGGCGTCACAAATTACTGTATCCAAACTAGTACTTAGTGGTAATTCATCGATCGAAATCCCTAATCACCTGGCTTTTACCGGACCAAATCCTGGCCGCGCACCAAATGCTGGCGTACTCGGTGCAGGCGGCTCTGCTTCTGTCAGCGGTTCTGACTCGGCGGGTACAGTGAATATCAATACTGGTAACGGCCCAAGTGTGGGTTGCTTCGTGCGGGTTAATTTCAATCAGGCGTATGCTACATCGCCGCGCGTCATCATTAGCCCTATCGGCGCCGGGGCGGGCCTGAGCACCTACTACGTCGACCGAAACAATAGCGGCTTCAGTATCTGCGCAGCGAGCACACCACCGGCAAATTCGGCATTTGCATTTGACTACTTCGTGACAGGAT
Protein-coding sequences here:
- a CDS encoding COG1470 family protein yields the protein MKRLKSIVLTACAVILGATLVPYHQAAAVSSAALSITPKKNYTIEPGKSAKDTLIIRNLDQERELDLTLRVVDFTYTDEGGTPKLMLAEDAPQTTWSAKPFLTVPKTVTVPAKGSKTIDMGIAVPAKHGAGSYYSAIVYSSGAAPDGGNVGLNASGVTLAFVNIPGEVKENLTLEKFGAYVPGKNNSANYTSFTTNDPRNIAYTLKNNGNVTEAPAGSITVKPLFGNDKTITEINPNKSLALIGQTRTYTTCVALKYDQRQFEGGSAESTECTNSGLWPGFYRLSLDMYYGQNGNRTQDLLGSSWFIYAPIWSIIVFILALLVIAYFGYRAYSSVRGKVGKKSSRKK
- a CDS encoding PKD domain-containing protein yields the protein MIRYFTLSNQWARSILVGVCLLALNVFVYGGQVSALNPLPTPNPKPGSYGLQATKTQAPPTQGATITTPGGGATSTSPVTVSGICPTGLLVQVYNNGVMVGAVMCAGGSFSLQVSLFSGTNELSAIVYDDLGQAGPVSNIVTITYNATNFTAFGTLITLTSSYGRRSAAAGDVLTWPLQLTGGTGPYAFSIDWGDGGKPELKSQALAGVVNISHTYKKAGIYTVNITVTDVNGVSAFLQLVAVASGQVDGTQEQPKEEVKTQVVEKPTIMWVPTAIGIALLIPSYWLGRRSQMVSIRHKMMRERDDVKPKK